AGTGGAAGACATGATTGCTAAAGAGAGCAGAGCATAGGAGAAACACCTCTTTCTTTCGTCTGTACCATAAATGAAAAGATCAGCGATTTCAGGTGACAACTAATCAATTAGTCATATACCTGTGATTTATTGGAGCTTCTTCTTCCAGTACAATGTCCTAGAGAAAAGGTTGCAATGCTTCAACTCTGGTTGAATCTCGCTCTGTTTCTCAATTGCTCTTTCCCTCTCTGATGTCTCGCTGCTACTGGCCTTGCTTCCTATTGTTGCAAAGCTTTtgcctctctcttttttccttACTTCTGCTCTCTAGCCTTTTCTGCTGCCCTCCTCCACTTGTTGTAaagagcctctttatataggcaAGGAATGAGGCTAAGAGGTTAGGCAGGTGGAACTGCCATTGatttaaattttgaattaaTCTTATCATAATAATcatattcaaaatcaaaaccaatgaATCAAGATGGGATTCCATctggtttctttctttcttgtgcTGCTGGACTTTATCAAAACTTGATAAGAGTGTCTGATCTCTAACTATTGGATTACCATTTGAAAATTTGAATGGTCTAATCCATGCATGCTCCACGTAATGCATGTTGTTGATTTGCATTGAACATGACAAACTGATCATAAGGTTTGGAGTGACTTTGTTTAAAAACCATTGACACCTAAGACCTTCATGAAGATTTGCATTGAACAATTCTAGCGCACgcgtgtgttgatgcaggcgtacGTAGCGATGTTTTCAAGTTTGAGAAAAATTGGAccgcttcctttttttttcagcaGTTGTTTTGTTTCTGCTGGGTCGAGTCACCACTCAAGgcccatttgttttttttattgggctgggattctttttttcatttttttatggGCTAgaccttttctttgggccgggctccttctctttttctttctttctttttgtccttcacgtctccttcttcttcctttgtctGGTTTGCAGGTGGGTGCTGATGTCTGCAGTGCGCAGCCTGGTGGGCTGGAATCGAGTGGTCGCGGGGCTGGGTTTGGTTGGGCGTGCGAGGGGCAGCGCAGGCGGGTGGTGGCCTGTTGTGCTAGCAAGGGAGGGCGGTGGTGTGCGCGCAGGGAGGCTAGGCTATGTGCGAGGAGCCACACGGAGGCTGGCAGTGTGCTAGGCGGGGTTGGGTTGTGTGCAAGGAGCCGCTCTATTGTAGGAGCTGGGCTAGAGGCTGCGCAGGTGAGGTTGGCAGGGAGGAGGGTGAGCTGATGCGTTGATGCGCGGCCGGGGAAggaagaagattttttttttttttattggtggtGGCAGaagaaaaggtttttttttttttttttttttctagggtttATGTTTTTTCTTTCGAAACCAATTTTTTTCCTCTTGACTATTTGCTCTAATCGTGCTGGTAAcgtgtaaaaataaattgagaattgaaattggtctactcatcatttcatagcccctttatatagggaaagAATTACAATGTAAACATTgattaacatcaattacaataatgatagtaaatgttGATTGTGATATGATtgtgattccttgattccctctttcgTCAGTTTCTTTGATGAAGACACATAATTGATTCCCTCTTTCGTCAGTTTCTTTGGTGAagacacataatgtgcttttctttTAACATGTTCTAATTTTTCTGATAGTTATTGTCTTTATTGGTCATTTTGCATTAGGGTGAAAAagtaattcaataattaaatcaGGGTGAAGTGAGCAAACCGTATTTGCCCACAAGTATGATTATTATTCACTTATtggtttattttatttctattcATAAAGCACCTAacttcttttattaataagccaaaaagatatatatctctatactattattaagagaagaggttttgttagccaaaattgaaatttttgacagatttaactctgaaatattaaaaaactttgagaataaattaaatcacaaaggTAAATAAgacaattaaaaaatatatttttattcagaaaattaaaaagaaatgattccacaacccccacttttctctcccactattttctctttgcaataactacccactgaatctatttcttctagagataactttttttttttttacaattaaatttttcttacacatgcagagcatgtgattacagactagtatatatatatatatatatatatatatatatatatataaatcactCGTTGACCATAGCCATAGTTTTTGGTTTATTTTATTGCTAGAGCACTTGTTGTCGACTCGTTTGCTATAAATGGGTCATGAAGATCAGCgcagcaaagaaaaagaagaagaagaaaggaagctcTACCTAGGGAAGAAAATTAGGAAGGTACGAAAATGGAAGCAGAGTTAGCAGTAGCTGCAAAGATGGTAGTACTGTCAGTATTGGTATGTGGGCTTTTGTTCTTGGTTTCATATTTGTGTGAACTTCTGCTGTTGAGGCCTAAATCCATAAGATCAAAGCTGGAAAAGCAAGGAATTCGAGGGCCGCGTCCTACCTTTCTATTGGGAAACCTCCCTGAACAGAAGAGGCTCCAAAGCAAGCAGCAGGGTCAGTCAATAGCAACAAggactgatgatgatgatgatcatgcAGCTTCTGTTTCTCATCAATGGTATTTGAAAATCTTCCCCCACATAGAGCAATGGAGAAATGAATACGGTATGTGTTTCATATTACTCTAGCTAGCTCTCCTCCATTTTCTTATGTTCTTGAACCTATTTTTTTGTTCATATTATAAAGACTATTTTGTTCAAGTCCGGAAGAAATTGATGTTCATCTTTTCCCACGGAAACTAACTGATCAAACATGTATGCTACAAATTATCGAACTCAATCCTTTCCCAAATCTGGAAAATttgcggaaaaaaaaaaggcctctaGATCTACATCAAAATAAACGGAACAAAGAACCTCACATGGATAACGTGgggggcgagagagagagatccacTATCattacttttaattttttttgatgacatCATTACTTTTAATTACTCCTTATTGGATTTTGCACCATTTTCTCCGCTCTCTATacagtttattattattattttttatgacaCTCTATACTGTTGGTGATGATAGCGATCACCGTTTACTTTTTTTGACTAGAGTTTACTTtgcaatttaaaaaatatatttttgtaTATATCGTACTCCTTGAAATGATTGCTTATCGGGGGTTTGATCCAAGCCGGATCATGACGTATCTGTTATTCAGCAGCCGTTGGGTTCTCTAATTTTCACCTGTGGCCCATGAACGGTATTTCAAGATTTTTTGTACTTACCTACGCATTAtccgcggggggggggggggtgggggaaTGGGGGCACTCCCCCATCAGGTTATGGCCAGGCCCTGATTTTCAGGGTCAAGAGTATTCCATATTATATGCCTACTCAGATCAGAACAAATCTAGTAGATTATCTTGCGCCTATCGGCCGGCTGGCTTTAAGCAACCTTTTTTTACTTGAAAGTCGGTGACGAGGCTTCTCAAATCGATCTCCTTAACGATCTTGAGTTTGCTTATCTTTTGTTAATGTATTATTTGAAATGAGTAAATATTTGATGAGTGAAATTCATATTCTTTAATTTGTAATTCACACTCTCTCTTTCATTCTTTTGgtcaaaattctcataaaaagACAACATTTAAgttactaaaaaataaaaacataaagtgTCAATTATAAAATGGTGAATGTAAATTTCACTCCTCAAATATTAACACAAATAGTTTAGATAACGCAATAGCTTCAGTAACTGGAAATAAGATAGATATTATAAAAGGTTCAAAAGTTAAGTCACTTAAAAAATACAAGTCGTACATGGAAAACGTGCAAGTGGAAATCAAGAGAATAAGATTCTTTGAATCCAATCCGATCAGAACCCAATAAATTTTATCAGATTTATTTTGGTTTGCAGACCTCTATATTAAGTTGTAAACGTGCTACTGTCCTTTTAATAATAGAAAAAGCACTGCTGTAATTCATGAATTTCTACTCCTGTCAAATTCTTCAATATCAATGTCTTCCTTTTGAATATTGATGTAGGTCCAATATTTTTGTGTTCATCTGCACACATACAACATTTAGTAATAACAGATATGGAAGTGGTGAAGGAAATTAGCTTGTGTAAGTCTCTAGTCTTGGGAAAACCTTCCGCAACATCCAAGGTTCTTGGGTCACTATTGGGAGAGGGAATTTTAGCGTCGAACGGATCAATGTGGGAGCATCAAAGGAAAATTATCGCTCCTGAACTATACCTTGATAAGGTGAAGGTATACGTTAAAACAATTCTTTCCTTTAAAATTTAGTATTACTAAAAAAGGGCCAGCGATCTTTAACTTTCTCAAAGGCTaggcctgctcacctaagggatagTTTTTAAAgaactgtgagggacaagtgaatttgacggctgaaaataaatacacagttttaagttgctataatttctgcttttacaTTTAatatgtggttgagatgcatttgtccctcataATCCCTTataactgtcccttaggtgagtaAGTCTAACCATTCTTATTTCAATAGtctctattatatatatatatatatatatatatatatatatatatataaagtcaAATAGTTTAAAATGCTAAGTTATCAGACTGGTTACATGTATGAGAGCTTCTATCTCAAGTTGTAGAGCACTCTACAGCCATATTGATCAATGGTAAGAGTTTAATTCTTACCGAAAATGATAAATTTATgatgtgatttttgtttaatttgtaaaaaagACTAAGAAACTTTTTCTagaatttatttcattaaaacaaCTTTTGATTAGGCCGTTGATTCAATAGCATAAATTTATTAATTTGTGGAACTGTTTTTCTAAGGGCATGATGAACCTGTTAGTGGATTCTACAACCTCAATGCTAAGAACTTGGGAAAATGAAGTCCAAAGCCAGGGAGAACTTGCTGATATTAGAGTTGATGATCATTTGAGAAACTTATCAGCAGATGTCATCTCAAAAGCTTGTTTTCATAGCAATTatcatcaaggaaaagaaatatTCTCAAAAATTAGGAAGATGcaagaagttttgggaaagggATTGATGGGGATAGAAGCCTTGACCAGGTATGCATAATTgaattttcattgtttttttcTGCTTACTATTAGCTGTACATCAATTATTATAgcagcttcatatatatatatatatatatatatatatatatatatatatatatatagagtcatttgagagcggacgtccgcaacccataAAAAGTGCCGATGTCGCTACTCCGGCCTCGATCAAGGTTCGACGGCGCGGTGGAGCTTGCCGGAGGGGGGATAGGGGTTTGAGAAGCCAGTCTACAGTCAGGTGGAGTCACCGGTGACGAGATTGCGGCGTTGCCCAAAACCTTGCAGTTGCAGGTCTGGCTACTGCCCAGAACGTGCAACCTCgatctcctccgacctcgatcgctgcccagaaTTGTCTgagatgcctccggcctccctcctgcaagcTGTGCTCCGCCATCGCTGCTTGGAAGCTGCTGCTGCGTCGACCTCCGCACTTTAGCGGTCGCTCCGCCTGTGatcgggcctatatatatatatatatatatatatatctatacatatatatatatatatatctatacatatatatatatatatatatatatatatatctatacatatatatatatatatatattttaggaaGATGTCGGTCCTTCTTGGCCAATGAAATCCTCGTATCATATTTgagaaatttttaaaaacaatacATGAACTTAAAGCCACTGAGAATTAAGATGACCAACGTTTCTAATACCTAACACAAGTACATGGACTTTTAAACCTAACACAAGTTTCATACATTCCGTTATCTCCTCCATTGTGGAGGATGCCACTTGTCATATTTATAAGAGCAATTCGGTCTCTTCAAgtttgatggaaaaaaaaaaaaacctggtgTGTAACGCTAGCAATTGCTACGGACATCGAAGGCTTCTCTCTACACCCAGTTCTTTCTCCTCACCATCTTCTCTGAGTACATCCCAACACAAAAATCAAGAATTGGTGGCTTTCAGTTTGGCACTGGCGATGGCTTCGGGTTTATGGCTTCGGGtttggtggtggcggtggctTCGGGCAAAATCAAGAATTGGGGTTGATTCCAATCGGAATGAAAATGCTGTGGATACCCAAAATTTCTCTATACACCCAATGTGCAACACCTCATCATCTCCTCCACCATTGCCACCAGTATTGCAGTACCCAGTTGAACCGCCTTCAACCTCTCCTTTGACTTAAGGCTCTTTTGCTTTCTAAACTTGTTCAACTAGTGACCCCCATCCTTCCGACTCAGCCTCATAAGTTTTCctacaaaaccaaatcaaacccaaCTGAGATTTGGTTATCAATGGCCTCAATTGAACACCACAATCACCAGCTCCTATGAAAACCCATCAAGCATTTCCACAATTTCAGATCTATATCCAAATCCAACCTGTCACCGATCTCGTCCACTCCTCACCCCAAACCAATTCCCTAACAAGTAATAACCACCATCTCTTACCCAATTTTTGTTCTCTAACCAATGGGAAATAGAAACTCCCCACTCCTGCACTCCAATATCAAACTGCCGAAATATACCCTCAATCAATCCTACAGTTATTTTTGAACAGCAACAACTCCATCTACCCTTCAATCCACGTAAACCATTCCAACAATCTCACTTATTCGGTCACTCCAATCTAATACACAAAACCAACATCAACCCCTAACCCGTATTTTCTACTCAAAATACCAAACCATCACTAACCAATTGGACTAAAAGTATAATCTCAATTGGCCTTTGACCCTGGAAAAGAAATTTCTCCGGCATCCTCTCGAATATTTGCATAGCCGGCCTCACTGTTGCATATCCTTTGCCTCCAATTGATGCCGGTGACGTGCCCTGAAACCCACTAGAACCTAGCCGTGCATTGTTGTCATAGACACCATATCGCTACAACACCCAACTCGTCTTCGGTCTCGTTCGGAGGTAGATGAGTTTTTGGTTAGATAGAAACAGAGGAATATACTAAATTACcccttgaaaaataaataatggcATCAGTGTTAGCGATGTTAGTGACGGCATGTCCACAAAGTGTGTCGGGCTTAAAAGTCCATGTGCTTATGTTAGATTTTAGAAACGTTGGCCACCTTAATTTTTAGTGGCCTTTAAGCTtatgtactgttcttaaaaaaTTTCCCATCAAATTTTTGTATCTTCCAGTCCATAAAGTATTCTGGCCTTTGGTTCTGGCCATTAGCAAATAAGTTATACTTGCAATATATATAGACGTTAACGTATTATCTATCACATTAACATCTTTTTAATTAGCAAAAAGTAGATCGAATTAATACAACATGACATATCTTGACAAGACGCAATTATTTATCTCATGATGATAGATGGTTTCCGACAACCGAAAATAGAAAGATATGGATGTTGGAAAAGGAAACCCAATCACTGATATTGAAGGTGGTAAAACAACGTAATGAAGGTTCATATGAGAAAGATTTGCTACAAATGCTTCTTGAAGGTGCCAAAAGTTCTGGTGACTTAAATGGCCTATCACACAATAAGTTTATTGTTGATAACTGCAAGACTATATTCTTTGCTGGCCATGAGACCACTGCCCTTGTAACATCATGGAGCTTGCTGTTACTAGCTCTCCATCCAGATTGGCAAGCTCGTGCTCGAGCTGAGGTACTTGAAATCTGTGGTGATAAGCCTCTAGATGCAGATATGCTTCGACAAATGAAAGTGGTAAGTCATAGCAGATGTTATTTATAACTGATCAATACACTTCCATAGAACTTATATATCAGTTAATGGACACCTCGCATAGACACTATAACTGATCAAAATAATGTCTCCCAATATTTTGATCCACGTGCTGGGTATTCAAGTGTTGCATCACAATATATAAAATCTGCAACGCCTTCACTCTTTGCTGATTGGTTGAGTTTAATTTTAAAAGCAACCTCAAACTAAAAGGACTGTTTGTTCGATAAATTTTATACAGAAGAAGCTAAATATCAATTTTAGAAACACTAGTTAGAGAGCCTTATCTCTGGGGGGATATTTAATATAGTTAGaagaaatgtattttttttttttttttgacaatgaaAACATGTACCTATTTAAGACTGAAGGTTATCTCTCACATATGGAATTGCATTCTCAATATATAAATTAGAAGTTAATGACCAGCTTATTGCCTTAAAACATTCATCTGCAGCTCACAATGGTGATTCAGGAGGTATTGCGTCTTTACCCGCCTGCACTCTTTCTATCAAGAGAGGTATTTGAAACTATCAAATTTAAAAACATTACATTTCCAAAGGGGACGCTACTTCAAATACCAATACCCTTCTTACACCAGAACCCTGATCTGTGGGGATCTGATGCTCATAAGTTCAACCCAGAAAGATTTGCCAATGGAATTGTCAAGGCTTGCAAGTCTCCACAGGCCTACATGCCATTCGGAGCAGGTTCTCGTATATGTGTTGGTCAACACTTGGCTATGATAGAACTTAAGGTGTTTCTTTCTATGATTCTCTCAAAGTTCTGCTTCTCCCTCTCATCAGCATACCAGCATTCTCCTGCATATAACATTATTCTGGAGCCTGAATATGGTATTATTCTACAAATGCGAAGAGCGTCTCCTTGATGCACAGAAAAGCATTAGGTTAATTATATCTATGTTATTTTTATTCTGTATTTTCAAACATTATTATGCTTTACTGACGGGAAGGAATAATGAACAATATGTTGTTACaaggggaatttgattctacacccaaattcagACACCTATTTTTTGAATAAGCCCATCCATAAGTTAGGTAGGTTGTTTGTATTTTTCTCTGAAATGAATTCATGTGTCTTAGGATGATATGAAAGGCGGAGAACCAAAAGCAGGAGTTGAAGCTTACTGTGGgtgtgtttggtatggctgtgcttttcagaaaagttggcttctgcttatttctgagaaaaagtagctgaaaagcaaagcagctgagtgtttggtaaactgactttttttaagtgctgtcagtggcaaaaagcagtgccaaaatgtttggtaaattcaaactggcttgtgctttttgtttgtggaatgaccaaattggacatgagagattattttgccttgattatttggtaatacaatgttcatcaaatgcttttgttattatttttaatctttattatgtccttattcATTTTtgtcaactttcaatttttataaattatgGTGAGCttatgattaatattggacaattttaaaaataacttatacaaatatattagtaacattaatagtaatattaataaatCATGGTGATTGTATGATTATTATTgaacaattttaaaaataacttgTACAAATATTCTTGTGAGAAAGCAATGTTCTCATTGCTTACAAGTTCACCAAGAAATCAAACCTCTAAGATCTTGACCATCAGCACATAATTTACAAAATTATTTGCAGCATATCTGCTTCTGATGCATGGACCTTGGAACTTATATGCAGTCTAATTAATTAGTTTGGGCACAGGAAATAATTTGAGAATCACAGGAAATAATTTGAGAATCAGAATCAGTTAATCAGGACAGACACTGTTATAGAGGAACTCAGATGCTGGATGCAATGCATTATTACTATACCATGAAAGTACAATAATAAGtcctcaaatatttgataagtcataattttcattaataatttcaaaacaatcaaaatacaTTGTGGCGTTCATAAAATTACACATACTGCATTGTATCTGCCAACAAGTTTCCTAACTTGTGTACTGTGATACAAATCTTAatagaataaaaataataatgataaaATAAAACTACTCTATATTACTTCTCTAAAACAGCTCCAAAACGTACATTTGATGTTGAGTCACTTTGCCACTTATCTGAGAGTGAACCAGCAATGCAGTAAGTATATCTTCTACACTGACAAAACACCATATAGTGCTTGAGTTATTGCTGAATGAGAACAAAACACAATCCACAGTTACTAAGCAAGCAAATCCTAAACACAATCCACAGTTGCTGAAGTAAAATGATGATGTTGCATGCTTGATGTAGGTCTCTGAtacatttataaattacatatacATTTAAATAATTTGTACTCTCCATACATAATACAAATTATAGTCACTTTCTGAGGATCTGTTGCAAATTAGATGTATGTCTATGATCGTAGTTTCCATGCACTCATATATTTTAtaactattttttttaaaaaaaaaaaaaaattataactgtTTGTTGTAGTGAAATTTCAAACTGTGATCCAAGTGAAAACAGTCCCAGACTTTCCTCTGAACAAACATATTAAGTCACATAAATAGGCAAAGCAACTTTTGAAGCTCCTCACAGATTAGGTGGTAAATACCATCACTTCGATAATTAGGAGCAGCCACTTAGCCAGGGCTGAGATGGACAGAAGAGaccataaagaaaataaaagataacaaCAGTTAAAATAAGAGAGTTAAATTGAAATATTTCTAAATTGTACTGGTTTCATTTGACATAAAGGTAATTCCGGAGATACTTACATTGACACAGGCATTCCCTTTTTGGTAATATCTTGAGATGTTCCAAATTTGGGTGCAGATATAACAAGTTGAAAGCTGATGCATCTGAATCTTCTCCATCTATAATAAGATCTTCAAG
This portion of the Rosa chinensis cultivar Old Blush chromosome 1, RchiOBHm-V2, whole genome shotgun sequence genome encodes:
- the LOC112187057 gene encoding cytochrome P450 714C2, with protein sequence MEAELAVAAKMVVLSVLVCGLLFLVSYLCELLLLRPKSIRSKLEKQGIRGPRPTFLLGNLPEQKRLQSKQQGQSIATRTDDDDDHAASVSHQWYLKIFPHIEQWRNEYGPIFLCSSAHIQHLVITDMEVVKEISLCKSLVLGKPSATSKVLGSLLGEGILASNGSMWEHQRKIIAPELYLDKVKGMMNLLVDSTTSMLRTWENEVQSQGELADIRVDDHLRNLSADVISKACFHSNYHQGKEIFSKIRKMQEVLGKGLMGIEALTRWFPTTENRKIWMLEKETQSLILKVVKQRNEGSYEKDLLQMLLEGAKSSGDLNGLSHNKFIVDNCKTIFFAGHETTALVTSWSLLLLALHPDWQARARAEVLEICGDKPLDADMLRQMKVLTMVIQEVLRLYPPALFLSREVFETIKFKNITFPKGTLLQIPIPFLHQNPDLWGSDAHKFNPERFANGIVKACKSPQAYMPFGAGSRICVGQHLAMIELKVFLSMILSKFCFSLSSAYQHSPAYNIILEPEYGIILQMRRASP